The following coding sequences are from one Eretmochelys imbricata isolate rEreImb1 chromosome 12, rEreImb1.hap1, whole genome shotgun sequence window:
- the LOC144272959 gene encoding metallothionein produces MDPQDCLCATGGSCTCADSCKCKNCRCTSCKKSCCSCCPAGCNNCAKGCVCKDPATSKCSCCS; encoded by the exons ATGGATCCCCAGGACTGTCTTTGTGCTACCG GTGGCTCCTGTACCTGTGCTGACTCCTGCAAATGCAAGAATTGCAGGTGCACCTCTTGCAAAAAGA GTTGTTGCTCCTGTTGCCCAGCTGGATGCAATAATTGTGCCAAGGGCTGTGTCTGCAAAGATCCAGCAACCAGTAAATGCAGCTGCTGTTCTTAA